The genomic region CTTTTCCAAAAAAGAAGCTTAATGTAAGCTCATCACCTTGTCTTTTTACAGAAACAGGAATGTTTCCAGTTTCTGCTTCAAAACTTACTCCTTGAAAATCCACATTGATGTAATCATCAACTTTATTCACAGATGGCTGAGGAAGTTCGCTGTCTGCCTGGATTGATATTTCAAAGCCTTCTTCTGTTTCATCCATTGTCATTTCAATAATTTTTGTAACTCTGGATGTTTGAGCAGGAGCAGAATTAAAAGAAACAGTAAGAATATTTTCTTCCATTTTAATTTCAGGTCTTACAGGTTCACTGACAAGAAGTTCTATCTCTGTGTTGTTGTCCTTTACTTGAGCGGAAACTTCACTTACAATGCCTTCTCTTAAGAACATTTTTTTCTCTAAAACTCCTGGCTTTGTATTTTTAAGCTCTATTTTTATTTTGAAGGGATCTTCACTTGGAAGAAGATTAAACTCGGTTTTTTCTGTAAGTTTTATTCTTAATGTATCTCCTTCAGGAGTTATACTGATGATCTCTACTGCCAGAGCATTTACTGCAAGAAGAAATATAAAGATTAAACTAAAGACAATTTTATTTATCATCTGTCTTCCTCCGTCTTGAGTTTTAAATATTTAACTTTGTTGTTCTCTCTGATTTCAATGCTGTCATTTAGAATTTTAATTACTTTTCCTCCGCTATATCCTATTCTATCGTTTTCCCTCACAATATAAAATCTTCCATCAGGTGCCTGAAGGAGTGCTAAAGAGCCTTTTTTATCCTTAGCAATTCCAGTAAGTTTAAGTTCTTCTATCTCGTAAGTCTCAAGAGGTGAGGCACCTTTTTTTCTTGCCTCTCTTTTTACAATCAGTGGTGCGAATGGATCTCTTAGTTGTTGAGCATCATAGTTGTATGTGGGGAATACAATCTCAGGTTGATTTATCTGAACTGGTTGTTTTTTTGGAGTTTTTGTGACTGTCTGTTTGGTTTCCTCTTTGTTAAGCAAGAAATACCCAGCTATCAGCAAAACTGCTAATAATACCAATGCTCCAGTAATAATTAAAATCCTTTTTCTTCCCATTATTTTTTCTTTTTTTGTATTTTTTTCTTTTCCTCTTCAGGTATCAATGAATAGGTTACTGCAGTTAAATTTGCATTAAGCATTGTTGTATCCTTGTCTCCCTTTTTTATTTCCATCTTTTTTATGTTAATTATTCTTTCTATTTTTGTAAT from Thermodesulfovibrio sp. 3907-1M harbors:
- a CDS encoding pilus assembly protein PilP, with protein sequence MGRKRILIITGALVLLAVLLIAGYFLLNKEETKQTVTKTPKKQPVQINQPEIVFPTYNYDAQQLRDPFAPLIVKREARKKGASPLETYEIEELKLTGIAKDKKGSLALLQAPDGRFYIVRENDRIGYSGGKVIKILNDSIEIRENNKVKYLKLKTEEDR